From the genome of Calliopsis andreniformis isolate RMS-2024a unplaced genomic scaffold, iyCalAndr_principal scaffold0022, whole genome shotgun sequence:
CTTTTTTACGTTATTGTGAAATCGCGAATTTCGAACGAATATTCAATTTAAccacaaaaatattatttttaccgAAGTAATCATTGCCGATATCGTGTAAAAATTGATGAAAAAGTCTTCAATTTCTTTAAAGATCGAAAACATTTCGCAGTATTTATTTTCATGCATGACTTTATATTTACTGTCGCGTCTTTTACATTACTAGTCACAGATAATTTATAATGAATGTGTATCAAACGAAACTATTGTTAGTAAAATTTGATGTAGGTACATATTTGATGTAGGTACATAGCACAAATTTGATGTAGTGCACATACGAGAACAAAAAGCATTTTCAAACCGCGCATTTGACATTGCTGGTTATTAACATAACCTAAGTAGTACGTAATatgtcgtaatgtagaaatcatTTTCGGTACactgtatatacatatgtacacgtATATCATCCGCTATTTGCGATTTCAGTGAGAAACATAATTTTAATACTTTCTTAGAAAAgcggtaattgctatactatatCAGTTCCATATTCTCGATTTAGTTTCCGTACCGCGTCGTAAAGGATAAAAACTTTTAAGGTAATTTCCGTACTTTATAGGGCTTTTTGTCTACGCAAAAAGCTAAAGCGAGGAACGTGCTTAGAAAAAGGCAGTACgtaaatatagaaaaaaatattaaaaaaaataagtaCGTAAATATATATCTTATGTCAAAGCgtgaataatatatttttaaagttaTTTCGTTTTGCGGCGTAATAAAGTGTTCGTTTAGTTTTAACCGACTTTCATTAGAACTTTAAAGACATTAAACAGAATTTTTGTCAGATCTTCCGAGAGTAAAAAGAAGTGTCGCGAGATAAATCAGAAACACATACAAAGGATATAGGATACAAATACAACGCCTTTTCAAGTGCAACAATCCGCTCATAAATCTTACATCAGGCAACTGTACTCATGGGTCTATGGGTACCTTGAGAAAATGTTCGTTCGAGTTCGAAAACTAACCAATTTTTGCCAGTTATCGTATGACCGTAGGACTGTGAAGTCGTGCGATGTTTTCGGTCTTCGAAGAAAGGTTAAAATTGATTGTAACTTGATCGACGAGAAACATATTCTACAAAGTGCAATACAACCGAGAGTGATGTAcgttttataaataaatacacTGAGCATAGGATATACAAGAAACTATTGAAAATAAAAGTGAATAGTGTGTTAACGTTAACGAGTTGTGAAGAATGAAGACAGTTAAAGTTGATCGTAGATCACCGTGTAAACGACTCTTTCTTTCTTTAATCATTATTACACGAGGCCATTGTCAATTATTAGAAGCAACAAGTAACCTACATCACTTTTCTTTATATGGTAAGTGAACattatttcattttcaattattcaattattgttACGCATTGTCTCTCTTGGCTAATAAAACGTATatatattaaaagaaaaaggGAAAGAAAAAAGTGGTTAGTAGCCCCGCTTGTCACGCGGGAGACAGGGGTTCGTTTCTTCGCGCTGAGAAGAGGATGTTCACTTTTTGTTTTCCGATACAGATCGGAAAGATGATTTTATTACAAATTTGAAGATAATGTCTTTTTTTATAAAGACGTTTTATCacttacttatattatattttacaaatatttttggTCAAATATACATAGTAATTTTAACATAACCTTAAATTTTTCTACTCAAATTTATGTATATAGTCTAATACTTTAAATTACATTTATTTTACGTAATAAAGTAATGTGTCTTAAATtatattgtaaaagaaatgctgTTTTCGTTTAAATAAGTAAGGTTGCTTTTATAAAATGcttaagagaaaaaaaaaaggagtCGACGAGGATGGGATTCGAACCCACGCGTGCAGAGCACATTGGATTAGCAGTCCAACGCCTTAACCACTCGGCCACCTCGTCTTCGGATGAACCTTGCTTTTAATATACAGAACATAGTGCATGTGGAATATGAAGTAAACGCGttgtttgaaatattattaaaaatgtgTCGAACATAAAAATTGAGTGATTTAAAATGATAATTGTAAAAATAATTGGAAATTGAAAGAGATAATACAGCGGGGTTCTTTTCCTTAGAATAATGTAATCAAATGTACAAGTATGAAgtgataatataaaaataatttgctTCGAGGGATTCTTTTATAATAAACCGTAGACATTTAATAATTACGTTTATTTGGAGAAAAACAATATCAACAACGAATTTattgaataataatttatttagttTTAACCGAGATCAGTTGATTAGACGGAAGTTCTTTATCGAAAAAGTTTGAAAAGATGTAAAGAAAGGTAAAGTCGGGCGGTGTTGTTCGTTATTGTTCAACTTGCGTGCGTCCTTTCTGATACGACGCGACGGTAGAAAAACGGAAGTAAAATTGCAAATGTTGGTTAAGGTTGAAATCGAAACGGACTTTGAAGGGTTTCTACAGGGAAGAAATTAGAAACATAACAGTTGTACATATTGGTAGATGtgattttattcaaaaaatatGTTTAATTCACTATTTTCAACGTAAATGGTTGAAAACTCGACTTGATTGGCCGTTCGCCAGCTCGTCCTTATTTATCCGCAATGCGACTCGTTCGCTCTAGTCGTGTACAAATTTTCAGAGGTCAGTTTTTTTCCTCTTCTCGTTTCATTCCTAGTCACAGGTAACATACTCTCGTATCTCTGGATGGGAACTATCCATGCTTTAGAAACGAAAGATATATGGACTGGTAGGAAAATAAGAAGTAATGAGAAACGGCTAATCAGCGATCACCCATAACCAGGAAACAACGAGAAGGTACTTTTTCTGTGAGACAAGTAGTCTCCTCCAAGGTACCGAGATTGGCTCTTAAAAGAACGTCCGCTATTATTTTTTCGGCAATGATACTTTGTCGAGGCATCGATTTTCGCAACTTGTTGGCCACGTAATGGCCAAAGGTTTCAAAGTCATCATCCGTGACGCAGGTAGCGAACTGTCTTGGCGAAAGGTCACGAGTTGGCTCCTTAGGTTGACGATCTTGGAAGTTCTCTGGCTGGTATTTTCTTCTAAGAGGATCGATGGCAGAGACAGAGGTCGAGATCCTCCTAGCATAGGATCCTTCTGTTTCCAAGATCACGGGTTGAAACGTGGGCTCAGGATTAACTTCTGGAGAGGGTTCCGGTGACGGTGGTTCTATCTTGTTTACGTCAGTTTGAACAAACTACAAAAAAAAAGTATTTTGATTGTTTTCTCATTTGTAATCTATTCGTCGAAGGAACGCAACGAACAAACCGAAGATTAGATAGCGTTTGAAAGAGGGGCGGGTTTTGCCGCTTCTTCGACCATGCTGTATTGCGTTGCGTCTTGCGTCGCGTCGTGCTGCTTTTCACTCGGACCGGTCTTGTCTCGTCTCTCGTCTCTCGTCTCTCGTCTCTTCTCATCTGGTCTCGTTTGGTCGTGTCGAAATGAAGCGGCCGACGCGACGTGACGCGACGCAGCGGCGGCGGACGGCTCGTGTTCTCGCAAACTTTACACGCGTATCCCATACACACATACTCTTTGCTACGTGCAAGTGCTTCGACTTTGTTTCCGATTTACATGTAATTTCCTGCATCGTGTAGAGCTCGTCGAGTTTTCCGATCGATAGAGGTTtgtcgagagaaagagagatagcGCGATCGAGAGTGGGAGAGAGGAGAATGAAAAGGGCGAGAGAGGGGATGGGAGGGGTGGGAAGGAGAGGGAAGGGAAGGAAGTACGAGGCGGAGAATCGTCGTATCAGAATCAGAGATACGGTTGCTGCAAAACACGTAACTTGGCGATTTCGGCACACATACATAGTCGCGTCACGGTAGCATCGACTTGTCCTCTAGTGCAGGGACGATCGTTACTAACTTTTCGATTAAATACCATACGAGAAATCGTACCATCTCATCTTGGCAGACATCCGATGGAAAGGGAACGTTTTTGACGTCCTTGTCCTCGTCCAGGCTGGTTCCTTCGTTTTGTTCGGCTACGAACTTGAGAATGTCATAATACCATAAAGAAGACTTGTATCGCTGTCGAGGATTCTTGACCATCCTTTGGGAGCTTCGCACTTTCTTATACTCTCGTCTGAAGGCTGTTCTGAGAGTGTTGATCTTCCGTATGACGGTCTCCCTATCCGCAACTGGATTGACTTCCCGCAGTTTCTGGACGAGAGCGTCGTAAGCGCGATTCCTGAGTAACCTGTCCT
Proteins encoded in this window:
- the LOC143186939 gene encoding uncharacterized protein LOC143186939: MSNTDLIGYTHDFLTEFIQLYRSFPCLWQVRYKGYKDRLLRNRAYDALVQKLREVNPVADRETVIRKINTLRTAFRREYKKVRSSQRMVKNPRQRYKSSLWYYDILKFVAEQNEGTSLDEDKDVKNVPFPSDVCQDEMFVQTDVNKIEPPSPEPSPEVNPEPTFQPVILETEGSYARRISTSVSAIDPLRRKYQPENFQDRQPKEPTRDLSPRQFATCVTDDDFETFGHYVANKLRKSMPRQSIIAEKIIADVLLRANLGTLEETTCLTEKVPSRCFLVMGDR